Proteins co-encoded in one Brassica oleracea var. oleracea cultivar TO1000 chromosome C4, BOL, whole genome shotgun sequence genomic window:
- the LOC106337260 gene encoding homeobox-leucine zipper protein ATHB-12-like, which translates to MEEGDFFSCFSEINSGMTMNKKKMRKGTNHKRFSEEQIKSLEVIFESETRLEPRKKMQLARELGLQPRQVAIWFQNKRARWKSKQLEKEYDILRANYNNLASQFEIIKKEKQALVSELQRLNEEMRKTKEERNDECCGEQRVALSSSTWSDNGKYEPEVRVNQGIVLCNDDIKTEYFGFEEESNHELINIVEQADDSGLTSSDNWGNFNSESFLDQSSSNYPWWDFWS; encoded by the exons ATGGAAGAAGGCGACTTTTTCAGTTGCTTCAGCGAAATTAATAGTGGCATGACTATGAATAAGAAGAAGATGAGGAAGGGCACTAATCATAAGAGGTTTAGTGAGGAACAGATCAAGTCACTTGAGGTTATATTCGAGTCCGAGACTAGGCTCGAGCCGAGGAAGAAGATGCAGTTAGCTCGAGAGCTAGGGCTGCAACCAAGACAAGTGGCTATATGGTTTCAGAACAAGAGGGCTCGTTGGAAGTCTAAACAGCTTGAGAAAGAGTATGATATTCTTAGAGCCAATTACAATAACTTGGCTTCACAATTTGAAATCATTAAGAAAGAAAAGCAAGCACTAGTCTCTGAG TTGCAGAGACTAAATGAAGAGATGCGAAAGACAAAAGAAGAAAGGAATGATGAGTGTTGTGGTGAACAAAGAGTTGCTCTAAGCAGCAGCACATGGTCAGATAATGGAAAGTATGAGCCAGAAGTCAGGGTAAATCAAGGGATTGTTTTGTGTAATGACGACATTAAGACAGAGTATTTTGGATTTGAGGAAGAGTCCAATCATGAGCTCATTAACATTGTGGAGCAAGCTGATGATAGTGGCTTGACTTCATCCGATAACTGGGGAAATTTCAATTCTGAATCTTTCTTAGACCAATCTAGTAGCAATTACCCTTGGTGGGATTTTTGGTCATAA